The following proteins come from a genomic window of Pyxidicoccus sp. MSG2:
- a CDS encoding bile acid:sodium symporter family protein → MQANVFTGVLMPVALGIIMLGLGLSLTLEDFKRVIVYPRAVIVGLVCQMLLLPVVCALVAHAFNLPPELAVGLMLLSASPGGATANLFSHLARGDVALNITLTAVNSALTLFTLPLIINLSMTHFLGEGRAVPMQFAKVVQVFVIVLGPVCVGMFVRSRRAELAQKLDRPIRLLSVLFLLAVIGGAVYQERENALGYFAQVGPAALAFNVASMLVGYCVPLLIRLPRKQAVAIGMEIGIHNGMLAMAIALSPTLLANPTMAIPPAIYSLVMYFTAAAFGFFVSRGHAEAKDLPEVSSPTPEKVS, encoded by the coding sequence ATGCAGGCGAACGTCTTCACCGGGGTCCTGATGCCTGTAGCCCTGGGCATCATCATGCTGGGCCTCGGGTTGTCACTGACCCTCGAGGATTTCAAACGCGTCATCGTCTATCCGCGCGCGGTGATCGTCGGGCTGGTGTGCCAGATGTTGCTGTTGCCCGTGGTGTGCGCGCTGGTGGCCCACGCGTTCAACCTCCCTCCCGAATTGGCGGTGGGGTTGATGCTGCTGTCCGCTTCTCCGGGCGGGGCGACGGCGAATCTCTTCAGCCACCTGGCGCGAGGCGATGTCGCGCTCAACATCACGCTGACGGCGGTGAACAGCGCGCTCACGCTCTTCACCCTGCCCCTCATCATCAACCTGTCGATGACGCACTTCCTGGGCGAGGGGCGCGCGGTGCCCATGCAGTTCGCCAAGGTCGTCCAGGTGTTCGTCATCGTCCTGGGGCCGGTGTGCGTGGGGATGTTCGTCCGCTCTCGCCGCGCGGAGCTGGCGCAGAAGCTGGACCGGCCCATCCGCCTGTTGTCCGTCCTGTTCCTCCTCGCCGTCATCGGCGGCGCCGTGTACCAGGAGCGGGAGAACGCCCTCGGCTACTTCGCGCAGGTGGGCCCCGCCGCGCTCGCCTTCAACGTGGCCAGCATGCTGGTGGGCTACTGCGTGCCGCTGCTGATCCGGCTGCCGCGGAAGCAGGCGGTGGCCATCGGCATGGAGATTGGCATCCACAACGGGATGCTCGCGATGGCGATTGCCCTCAGCCCCACGCTGCTCGCCAATCCCACGATGGCGATACCGCCCGCCATCTACAGCCTCGTCATGTACTTCACCGCCGCCGCCTTTGGCTTCTTCGTCAGCCGCGGCCACGCCGAAGCGAAAGACCTCCCCGAAGTGTCGTCCCCCACGCCCGAGAAGGTGTCTTGA
- a CDS encoding DUF1963 domain-containing protein, protein MKNLRVTLIALGVWTAASTALVTLLPLERAMPYLLLGLLVPVAVFMVERFRSAPRKEGRPIVGTVTPVPEEALTEENLRRAFGDDGVAHAWVPKLEASPAHVDTLERLGGPPAFLAPVEWPRCRHCGQPLTFVMQVAVGPERPLRFPQEGLLYVFLCQRVDVNAMEGAICPCHDVDLGAERCFVQTRPDGPLGVTVEPTGPRLAQSHVVESWESRPSVRMPAGVATPEQYSLYAAMSGWLDIQVGGFADWVQGEATPGPCSCGAPRELVLQFAEFEDDLNLGGAGRAYVFACSARHAPDAFSLFWQTA, encoded by the coding sequence GTGAAGAACCTTCGGGTCACGCTCATTGCCCTCGGCGTGTGGACGGCGGCCTCCACCGCGCTCGTCACGCTGCTCCCCCTCGAGCGGGCCATGCCCTATCTGTTGCTGGGTCTGCTCGTCCCGGTGGCCGTCTTCATGGTGGAGCGGTTCCGGAGCGCGCCTCGCAAGGAGGGCCGTCCCATCGTCGGCACCGTCACCCCCGTGCCCGAGGAGGCGCTCACCGAGGAGAACCTGCGCCGGGCCTTTGGCGACGACGGTGTGGCCCACGCGTGGGTGCCGAAGCTGGAGGCGTCGCCCGCGCACGTCGACACGCTGGAGCGGTTGGGAGGCCCGCCCGCCTTCCTCGCCCCCGTGGAGTGGCCGCGCTGCCGGCACTGTGGCCAGCCGCTCACCTTCGTCATGCAGGTCGCGGTGGGGCCCGAGCGGCCGCTGCGCTTCCCTCAGGAGGGGCTCCTCTACGTATTCCTCTGCCAGCGCGTGGACGTGAATGCGATGGAGGGCGCCATCTGTCCCTGCCACGACGTGGACCTGGGTGCGGAGCGCTGCTTCGTGCAGACGCGGCCCGACGGCCCGCTGGGCGTCACCGTGGAGCCCACGGGTCCACGGCTCGCGCAGTCGCACGTGGTGGAGTCGTGGGAGTCGCGCCCCTCGGTGCGGATGCCCGCCGGTGTCGCGACGCCCGAGCAGTACAGCCTGTATGCCGCCATGTCCGGCTGGCTCGACATCCAGGTGGGCGGCTTCGCGGACTGGGTGCAGGGCGAGGCCACCCCGGGCCCGTGCTCCTGCGGAGCGCCGCGTGAGCTGGTGCTCCAGTTCGCCGAGTTCGAGGACGACCTCAACCTCGGAGGCGCCGGCCGCGCCTACGTCTTCGCCTGCTCCGCACGCCACGCGCCCGACGCGTTCTCCCTGTTCTGGCAGACGGCGTGA
- a CDS encoding DUF1592 domain-containing protein, producing the protein MRSSTILFGLPLLLISCSGEKPAGPPTEEPAALDCSDGAHALRRLNRAEYDNTVRDLLGETGRPASTFPADPTGTGFDNEASLLSVSPALVEAYEATAGRLIDQAWARDVAASTSGAAVRIEAEAASATTGAAEVNGTAWNLWSNGDLTATFNFARAGDYQLSVRAWGTQAPPDPVKMEWLLDGTVVASLDVPATTPTLYTRQVKVTAPGQKRFAVRFTNDTYDPNTSTDRNLLVDWLEVTAPAPTGGTAEPALRVCEPVQVGEQPCARQMVERLARRAWRRPATEAEVAELMGVYSLVRTSGDGFELATKFALRGVLLSPHFLFQVVETPAPDSGRRELSSRELASRLSYFLWSSQPDAELAELADGDRLKDPVVLEAQVRRMLKDSRSEALVQNFAGQWLGLRQVDGISPDPALFPNVNTALKQAMREEGESFFRTFLREDRSALDLLDADFTFVNDRLADYYGLPRPGSASASRVAVANGRRGGLLAQAGLLAQSSLATRTSPVRRGRWVLGRLLCMEPPPPPPGVEALPTTLPPGATLRQITEAHRANPSCAGCHNLMDPIGFGLENYDAAGAWREVDNGSPVDAAGNFQGVAFQGPRQLATLLKQDPEFAKCMSRKALAYGLGRELTDADWPVVRSVDERFAQGGHRLPELLVAVAMSESFRNRCPVPAEP; encoded by the coding sequence ATGCGCTCATCCACGATTCTGTTCGGACTGCCGCTGCTGCTGATCTCCTGCTCAGGCGAGAAGCCCGCCGGGCCCCCGACGGAGGAGCCCGCCGCGCTCGACTGTTCGGACGGGGCTCATGCCCTGCGCCGTCTCAACCGCGCTGAGTACGACAACACCGTGAGGGATCTGCTCGGCGAGACGGGCCGCCCCGCGTCCACCTTCCCGGCGGACCCCACCGGCACGGGCTTCGACAACGAGGCGAGCCTGCTCAGCGTGTCGCCCGCGCTGGTGGAGGCGTACGAAGCCACCGCGGGCCGCCTCATCGACCAGGCGTGGGCGCGCGACGTGGCCGCGAGCACGTCGGGCGCCGCGGTGCGCATCGAAGCGGAGGCCGCCAGCGCCACCACGGGCGCGGCCGAGGTGAACGGCACCGCGTGGAACCTCTGGTCCAACGGCGACCTGACGGCCACCTTCAACTTCGCGAGGGCAGGGGACTACCAACTGTCCGTGCGCGCGTGGGGCACGCAGGCGCCGCCGGACCCGGTGAAGATGGAGTGGCTGCTGGACGGCACGGTGGTGGCGTCGCTCGACGTGCCCGCCACCACGCCTACGCTCTATACGCGGCAGGTGAAGGTGACGGCGCCCGGGCAGAAGCGCTTCGCCGTGCGCTTCACCAACGACACGTATGACCCGAACACGTCCACGGATCGCAACCTGCTGGTGGACTGGCTGGAGGTGACGGCGCCGGCCCCGACGGGTGGCACGGCCGAGCCGGCCCTGCGCGTGTGTGAGCCGGTCCAGGTGGGCGAGCAGCCGTGCGCGCGGCAGATGGTGGAGCGGCTCGCGCGCCGCGCATGGCGTCGTCCCGCGACGGAAGCAGAAGTGGCGGAGTTGATGGGCGTGTACTCGCTCGTGCGCACCTCGGGAGATGGCTTCGAGCTGGCGACGAAGTTCGCGCTCCGGGGCGTGCTGCTGTCACCGCACTTCCTCTTCCAGGTGGTGGAGACGCCGGCACCGGACTCCGGCAGGCGCGAGCTGAGCAGCCGAGAGCTGGCCTCGCGCCTGTCGTACTTCCTCTGGAGCAGCCAGCCCGACGCGGAGCTGGCCGAGCTGGCGGACGGGGACCGGCTGAAGGACCCGGTGGTGTTGGAGGCGCAGGTGCGGCGCATGCTGAAGGACTCGCGCTCCGAGGCGCTGGTGCAGAACTTCGCGGGACAGTGGCTGGGGCTGCGGCAGGTGGACGGCATCAGCCCGGACCCGGCGCTCTTTCCCAATGTGAATACCGCGCTGAAGCAGGCGATGCGCGAGGAGGGCGAGAGCTTCTTCCGCACCTTCCTCCGCGAGGACCGCAGCGCGCTGGACCTGCTGGACGCGGACTTCACCTTCGTGAACGACAGGCTCGCGGACTACTACGGGCTGCCCCGGCCGGGCTCGGCGTCGGCCTCGCGGGTGGCCGTTGCCAACGGGCGGCGCGGAGGGCTGCTCGCACAGGCGGGGTTGCTGGCGCAGTCGTCGCTCGCCACGCGGACCTCACCGGTGCGCCGGGGGAGGTGGGTGTTGGGGCGGCTGTTGTGCATGGAGCCGCCACCGCCGCCTCCAGGCGTGGAGGCCCTGCCCACGACGCTGCCTCCCGGGGCCACGCTGCGGCAGATCACGGAAGCGCACCGCGCGAATCCCTCGTGCGCGGGGTGCCACAACCTGATGGACCCCATCGGCTTCGGGCTGGAGAACTACGACGCCGCCGGGGCCTGGCGCGAGGTGGACAACGGCTCACCGGTGGACGCGGCGGGCAATTTCCAGGGCGTTGCCTTCCAGGGGCCGAGGCAGCTCGCCACCCTCCTCAAGCAGGACCCCGAGTTCGCGAAGTGCATGAGCCGCAAGGCCCTGGCCTACGGGCTCGGTCGCGAGCTGACGGACGCGGACTGGCCCGTGGTGCGCAGCGTGGACGAGCGCTTCGCCCAGGGAGGACACCGGCTGCCGGAGCTGCTCGTGGCCGTCGCGATGAGCGAGAGCTTCCGCAACCGTTGTCCCGTGCCGGCGGAGCCGTGA
- the tesB gene encoding acyl-CoA thioesterase II yields MSRVLDELLELLKLEPIEENLFRGRSQDLGFRNLFGGQVLGQALSAASQTVTPERHVHSLHGYFLRAGDASLPVVYTVDRVRDGGSFTTRRIVAIQKGQPIFTLMASFHGDEPGFSHQAAMPQVPGPEELPTDLELLRRQAHLIPERLREKFLCDKPIEIRPVAYVDPFHPDKREPIKHVWFRADGDLPDDPQVHRYVMAYASDFNLISTALLPHATSFFQPHMQGASLDHALWFHGDLKVNDWLLYSMDSPWAGNARGLSRGNIFTRDGRLVASAAQEGLLRIVEKDGKKRGG; encoded by the coding sequence ATGAGCCGAGTGCTGGATGAGTTGCTGGAGCTCCTCAAGCTGGAGCCCATCGAGGAGAACCTCTTCCGCGGCCGGAGCCAGGACCTGGGCTTCCGCAACCTCTTCGGTGGCCAGGTGCTGGGGCAGGCGCTGTCGGCGGCCAGCCAGACGGTGACGCCGGAGCGCCACGTGCACTCGCTGCACGGCTACTTCCTGCGCGCCGGAGACGCGAGCCTGCCCGTGGTCTACACGGTGGACCGCGTGCGCGACGGCGGCAGCTTCACCACCCGCCGCATCGTCGCCATCCAGAAGGGCCAGCCCATCTTCACGCTGATGGCGTCCTTCCATGGCGACGAGCCGGGCTTCTCGCACCAGGCCGCCATGCCCCAGGTGCCCGGGCCCGAAGAGCTGCCCACGGATCTGGAACTGCTGCGACGACAGGCCCACCTCATCCCCGAGCGGCTGCGCGAGAAGTTCCTCTGCGACAAGCCGATTGAAATCCGCCCGGTGGCGTACGTGGACCCGTTCCATCCCGACAAGCGCGAGCCCATCAAGCACGTCTGGTTCCGCGCGGACGGCGACCTGCCGGATGACCCGCAGGTGCACCGGTACGTGATGGCCTACGCGTCCGACTTCAACCTCATCAGCACCGCACTGCTGCCGCACGCCACGAGCTTCTTCCAGCCGCACATGCAGGGCGCCAGCCTGGACCACGCCCTCTGGTTCCATGGGGACCTGAAGGTGAATGACTGGCTGCTGTACTCCATGGACAGCCCCTGGGCCGGCAACGCGCGCGGCCTGTCTCGAGGGAACATCTTCACCCGCGACGGGCGACTGGTGGCCTCGGCGGCGCAAGAGGGACTGCTGCGCATCGTCGAGAAGGACGGAAAGAAGCGCGGAGGTTGA
- a CDS encoding M28 family metallopeptidase, translating to MLRPPLLPVLALLAAPAVHAGEPPATAKSAPATALSPEAERWWGHVRFLASDAMQGRDTGSEEYRKAAAYVSEQLATFGVKPAAGDSYLQQMELVSRTLVEAHSRLALVRNGKETPLVLGKDAIISSRSGETGTVDAPLVFVGYGLSVPEAGHDDFAGLDLQGKVAVFLRGGPSGIAGPVRAHHASSAERTKALMKAGAVGVITLQNPKHLEVPWSRVAGARKKPSMQFADPSLNEDQGMKIAVTFNAERTEQLFAGSPHRYKDILALADADKPLPRFDLPVRLKARAEFVNAPVKSANVVGVLPGSDPVLAKEYVVLSAHLDHVGVGEPVKGDGIYNGAMDNATGVAAVLEVARAIQAAKPKRSVLFALVTGEEKGLLGSKYLAARPPVPTESMVADFNLDMFLPLFPLTRLMGLGQEESTLGTALQQVAAAHEVKLVGDPDPNQMRFIRSDQYSFILEGVPALAFKFGFDKGSPEEKAFKTWYTDRYHAPSDDLAQPMDKEGAARFVQLLAGLTRTVADAPERPHWNTNSFFRRFDTTGSRGGAALTP from the coding sequence ATGCTCCGTCCCCCGCTCCTGCCCGTGCTTGCCCTCCTCGCCGCACCGGCCGTCCATGCCGGCGAACCCCCGGCGACAGCGAAGTCCGCGCCGGCCACTGCCCTCTCCCCCGAGGCGGAGCGCTGGTGGGGCCACGTCCGCTTCCTCGCCAGCGACGCCATGCAGGGCCGGGACACCGGCAGCGAGGAGTACCGCAAGGCCGCCGCGTACGTCTCCGAGCAGCTCGCCACCTTCGGGGTGAAGCCCGCGGCCGGCGACTCGTACCTCCAGCAGATGGAGCTGGTGTCGCGCACCCTGGTGGAGGCGCACTCGCGCCTGGCCCTCGTGCGCAACGGCAAGGAGACGCCCCTCGTGCTGGGCAAGGACGCCATCATCTCCTCGCGCTCGGGAGAGACGGGCACCGTGGACGCCCCGCTGGTGTTCGTGGGCTACGGCCTGTCCGTCCCCGAGGCGGGCCATGACGACTTCGCGGGCCTGGACCTCCAGGGCAAGGTCGCCGTCTTCCTCCGAGGCGGCCCGTCCGGCATCGCCGGCCCGGTTCGCGCCCACCATGCCTCCAGCGCCGAGCGCACGAAGGCGCTGATGAAGGCAGGCGCTGTGGGCGTCATCACCCTCCAGAATCCCAAGCACCTGGAGGTGCCCTGGTCTCGTGTCGCCGGGGCTCGCAAGAAGCCGTCGATGCAGTTCGCGGACCCGTCCCTCAACGAGGACCAGGGGATGAAGATTGCCGTCACCTTCAACGCCGAGCGCACCGAGCAGCTCTTCGCTGGCAGCCCGCACCGCTACAAGGACATCCTCGCGCTCGCGGACGCGGACAAGCCGCTGCCCCGGTTCGATCTGCCCGTGCGCCTCAAGGCCCGCGCCGAGTTCGTCAACGCGCCGGTGAAGTCCGCCAACGTGGTGGGCGTGCTGCCCGGAAGCGACCCGGTGCTGGCGAAGGAGTACGTCGTCCTCTCCGCGCACCTGGACCACGTGGGCGTGGGCGAGCCCGTGAAGGGCGACGGCATCTACAACGGCGCCATGGACAACGCGACGGGCGTGGCCGCGGTGCTGGAGGTGGCGCGGGCGATCCAGGCCGCGAAGCCGAAGCGCTCGGTGCTGTTCGCGCTGGTGACGGGCGAGGAGAAGGGACTGCTCGGCTCGAAGTACCTCGCCGCCCGGCCGCCCGTGCCCACCGAGAGCATGGTGGCCGACTTCAACCTGGACATGTTCCTGCCCCTCTTCCCGCTGACGCGGCTGATGGGCCTGGGCCAGGAGGAGTCCACGCTCGGCACGGCGCTACAGCAGGTGGCCGCGGCCCACGAGGTGAAACTCGTCGGGGACCCTGATCCCAATCAGATGCGCTTCATCCGCAGCGACCAGTACTCCTTCATCCTCGAGGGCGTGCCCGCGCTTGCCTTCAAGTTCGGCTTCGACAAGGGCTCGCCGGAGGAGAAGGCTTTCAAGACCTGGTACACGGACCGCTACCACGCACCGTCGGATGACCTGGCCCAGCCCATGGACAAGGAAGGCGCGGCGAGGTTCGTCCAACTGCTCGCGGGGCTGACCCGTACCGTGGCAGACGCTCCCGAGCGCCCGCACTGGAATACGAACAGCTTCTTCCGCCGCTTCGACACCACCGGCAGCCGCGGGGGGGCGGCCCTGACACCGTAG
- a CDS encoding RNA ligase family protein, with protein sequence MRFRPFLKMPASREVKDRAGPGGTWVALEKLHGAQLVIGVRGVPGVRAGAVRFGKRKAWLADDEPFFGWQLLRAELTDGALQVARAVGGEGRDVYLYGELFGGRYPHPDVPAVPGMAPVQTGIWYAPDLRWAVFDVLVADSEEDEGVLLAHHEVEALARDARLLTPPVVRRGPRSEMGTVPTRATTRVPALLGLPPLAGNVAEGLVIKADARAAPGQRMAWKRKIEEFDEARFDESTAWDAEQRLSPEELRAWAERLVNPARIASAVSKCGRASRAAVLDEVVLDVRVDLELAFPTAYRALTSAEEERLDASLRERAAPEVDAALR encoded by the coding sequence ATGCGCTTCCGTCCCTTCCTGAAGATGCCCGCTTCCCGAGAGGTGAAGGACCGCGCCGGCCCGGGGGGGACCTGGGTCGCGCTGGAGAAGCTCCATGGCGCGCAGCTCGTCATTGGAGTCCGTGGTGTCCCCGGCGTGCGTGCGGGAGCGGTCCGGTTCGGCAAGCGGAAGGCCTGGCTGGCCGACGATGAGCCGTTCTTCGGCTGGCAGCTCCTGCGCGCGGAGCTGACCGACGGCGCCTTGCAGGTGGCCCGCGCCGTGGGCGGCGAGGGGCGAGACGTGTACCTGTACGGCGAGCTCTTCGGGGGCCGGTACCCGCACCCGGACGTGCCCGCGGTGCCCGGGATGGCGCCCGTGCAGACCGGCATCTGGTATGCGCCGGACCTGCGGTGGGCGGTGTTCGACGTGCTCGTGGCCGACTCCGAGGAGGACGAAGGCGTGCTGCTGGCCCATCACGAGGTGGAGGCGCTGGCGCGCGACGCGCGGCTGCTGACGCCACCGGTGGTGCGGCGCGGGCCGCGCTCCGAGATGGGCACCGTCCCCACCCGTGCGACGACACGAGTCCCTGCCCTGCTCGGCCTTCCGCCGCTCGCCGGCAACGTGGCCGAGGGCCTGGTCATCAAGGCGGACGCGCGCGCGGCGCCGGGCCAGCGCATGGCCTGGAAGCGGAAGATCGAGGAGTTCGACGAGGCGCGCTTCGACGAGAGCACCGCCTGGGACGCGGAGCAGCGGCTGTCGCCGGAGGAGCTGCGGGCCTGGGCGGAGCGGCTGGTCAACCCCGCGCGCATCGCGAGCGCGGTGTCCAAGTGCGGCCGGGCGTCGCGGGCGGCGGTGCTCGACGAGGTGGTGCTGGACGTGCGGGTGGACCTGGAGCTGGCGTTCCCCACCGCCTACCGCGCGCTCACGTCCGCCGAGGAGGAGCGGCTGGACGCCAGCCTCCGGGAGCGTGCCGCGCCCGAGGTGGACGCGGCGCTCCGGTAG
- a CDS encoding DUF1552 domain-containing protein: MSKTKSWELSRRSVLRGAAGAVLALPWLEAMAPSVARAQAAGGKPPLRFVGMFHSAGVIPDQWFPTAEGSGYALPASLSPLETVKGDVLVLSGLRLGAWDYFEKTHEGGFWMMLTASEHITAGATDSIDQVIASATASQVRVPSLTLSVENNGYYNPGYQDANGDGYIDPKTSSYDDTQDHCSGGEQCMVSFARGQRLPNVYNPRVLFTRLFGSLTSTGPTDAERRIWTYRRSVLDRVTSQAKSLQGKLGQADQLRLDEYLSGIRAIEQSIQKAEQGNPAPACSPGAQPVGIPMDRTAYADLMCDLIVKSFECDATRVATLMLGMCVSPMTFTVNGRAFSHHGDASHHGNDPVKKAAKVEIDRWQVARLARLVQRLKAVREGDGTLLDNVAVYYSSDISNSDWHNHYDMPVILAGRAGGAFRTGRHVRAQDKRCGDVLLSILQAFGIPRGGFGPLAQGPLSGLA, from the coding sequence GTGTCGAAAACGAAATCCTGGGAGCTCTCCCGCCGGAGCGTGCTGCGAGGCGCCGCGGGCGCCGTGCTCGCGCTTCCGTGGCTGGAGGCCATGGCGCCGTCGGTGGCGCGCGCGCAGGCCGCCGGTGGCAAACCCCCGCTGCGCTTCGTGGGCATGTTCCACTCCGCGGGCGTCATCCCGGATCAGTGGTTCCCTACGGCGGAGGGCTCGGGCTACGCGCTGCCCGCGAGCCTCTCCCCGCTGGAGACGGTGAAGGGCGACGTGCTGGTGCTGAGCGGGCTGCGGCTCGGCGCGTGGGACTACTTTGAAAAGACGCACGAGGGCGGCTTCTGGATGATGCTCACCGCCAGCGAGCACATCACCGCGGGCGCCACGGACTCCATCGACCAGGTGATTGCCAGCGCCACCGCCTCGCAGGTGCGCGTGCCGTCGCTCACGCTGAGCGTGGAGAACAACGGCTACTACAACCCGGGCTACCAGGATGCGAATGGTGACGGGTACATCGACCCGAAGACGTCGTCCTACGACGACACGCAGGACCATTGCAGTGGCGGCGAGCAGTGCATGGTCTCCTTCGCCCGGGGCCAGCGCCTGCCCAACGTCTACAACCCGCGCGTGCTCTTCACCCGGCTCTTCGGCTCGCTGACGTCGACGGGGCCCACGGACGCCGAGCGGCGCATCTGGACGTACCGCCGCAGCGTGTTGGATCGCGTGACGTCCCAGGCGAAGTCGCTGCAGGGGAAGCTCGGCCAGGCGGATCAGCTCCGCCTGGACGAGTACCTGTCCGGCATCCGCGCGATTGAGCAGTCCATCCAGAAGGCGGAGCAGGGCAATCCGGCGCCCGCGTGCAGCCCCGGGGCGCAGCCAGTGGGCATCCCCATGGACCGCACCGCGTACGCGGACCTGATGTGCGACCTCATCGTGAAGTCCTTCGAGTGCGATGCCACGCGCGTGGCCACGCTGATGCTCGGCATGTGCGTGAGCCCGATGACCTTCACCGTGAATGGCCGGGCCTTCTCGCACCACGGAGACGCGTCGCACCATGGCAATGACCCGGTGAAGAAGGCCGCCAAGGTGGAGATAGACCGATGGCAGGTGGCGAGGCTCGCGCGCCTCGTGCAGCGGCTGAAGGCAGTGCGCGAGGGGGACGGCACGCTGCTGGACAACGTGGCGGTCTACTACTCGAGCGACATCTCCAACAGCGACTGGCACAACCACTACGACATGCCCGTCATCCTCGCGGGCCGCGCGGGTGGCGCCTTCCGCACCGGGCGTCACGTGCGCGCGCAGGACAAGCGCTGTGGCGACGTCCTGCTGTCCATCCTCCAGGCCTTCGGCATTCCGCGCGGCGGCTTCGGTCCGCTCGCGCAGGGGCCGCTGTCCGGACTGGCGTGA
- a CDS encoding FKBP-type peptidyl-prolyl cis-trans isomerase, whose protein sequence is MKITKDSVVSIDFRLHLGDGEAVDESEPGEPLVYLQGHEEIVPGLEKALEGKAKGDTLQVTVTPDEGYGDYDPEGLEEVPRTEFPDGLELVAGGVLSATDPDGDEVDFFIKEVKGDKVLVDFNHPLAGKTLHFDVTVRDVRTATAEELEHGHAHGPHDDHDHDDH, encoded by the coding sequence ATGAAAATTACCAAGGACAGCGTCGTCTCCATCGATTTCCGGCTCCACCTCGGTGACGGCGAGGCGGTGGACGAGAGCGAGCCCGGCGAGCCGCTCGTCTACCTGCAAGGACACGAGGAAATCGTCCCCGGCCTGGAGAAGGCGCTGGAGGGCAAGGCGAAGGGCGACACCCTCCAGGTCACCGTCACCCCCGACGAGGGCTATGGCGACTACGACCCGGAGGGCCTCGAGGAGGTCCCCCGCACCGAGTTCCCCGACGGCCTGGAGCTGGTGGCCGGCGGCGTCCTCAGCGCCACCGACCCGGACGGTGACGAGGTGGACTTCTTCATCAAGGAAGTGAAGGGCGACAAGGTGCTGGTGGACTTCAACCACCCGCTGGCCGGCAAGACGCTCCACTTCGACGTCACCGTGCGCGACGTGCGCACCGCGACGGCCGAGGAGCTCGAGCACGGCCACGCGCACGGCCCGCACGACGACCACGACCACGACGACCACTGA